One Punica granatum isolate Tunisia-2019 chromosome 3, ASM765513v2, whole genome shotgun sequence genomic window carries:
- the LOC116200060 gene encoding uncharacterized protein At1g15400-like, with the protein MAGLQRSAVSFRRQGSSGLVWEDRFLSGELNQVNNDAGDEANKPKDPDGRQEPSCDPEKLSRTARSPPPPIEMAAMERNRSTGGGRYRIGRVSPAIEPPSPKVSACGFCGAFGKQSDHARKKAKRGIKHRSR; encoded by the coding sequence ATGGCGGGGTTGCAGAGATCTGCAGTGTCTTTCAGGAGGCAGGGCTCCTCAGGCCTTGTGTGGGAGGACAGGTTCCTCTCGGGGGAGCTCAACCAAGTGAACAACGATGCCGGCGATGAGGCCAACAAGCCGAAAGATCCCGACGGCAGGCAAGAACCATCCTGCGATCCCGAGAAGCTGTCGAGGACCGCCCGCAGTCCTCCTCCCCCTATCGAGATGGCCGCTATGGAGAGGAACCGGTCCACCGGGGGAGGACGGTACAGGATAGGGCGGGTCTCCCCTGCCATCGAGCCGCCGTCCCCGAAGGTATCGGCTTGCGGGTTCTGCGGGGCTTTCGGTAAGCAGTCGGATCACGCTAGGAAGAAGGCAAAGCGCGGTATCAAGCACAGATCAAGGTAA